AAATTGGAATTGGAATCATTCTAAATTTGTATAAGAATTGGGAATGTTGTTGCTACATATCTTAAGCTTGTGTCACTAAAATCTCTCtgtttggatttggtttttagGGAAACAAGATTGAGACTCATAAACATTTCTTAGCTGAAGAAAGCTTTCTTAAGGTAATCAAAACCGAGTACTATTAGCCCAAGCATAGCACTTTTGGGTTTGATATGTGTTATGACTTGAATCTATCTACTATCtgaattctttctttctttgtgatcCTTTATGTATCTCAGGGTAAAAGATAGGAGCAAAGAAGCAGTTTATCAAAGATCATCTTTTGCAAAGGTAAACTAAATCATGTATTGTTTTCTCTATACATGCCTCTTATGTTAATATGCCGGAGatgttgaaattttgttttacaaagggagattttttttgttctgttttacaCTTATATCAGCTTCAGTCAGAgagtttaaagatttttataatGCCTTTCCCCCAAAGACGATTTGTAAACTCTTGTTTCGATTACTCACAAGTACAAAAATTTATCTTTCATATAACCAATATGTGTATGAATACCGGTATGTATGTTTTTTGTGGTGGCATGTTATAAGTCACTGTTCCTGGTCTAGTTTCGCTTCTTCATGCTAAGAACACAATGTTAGCTCAAGTGTTTAGTCAAAGAACTCTCAATGTGTTCTTGATCAACACTAATCAGTACTCTCTTCTGTTTTTTCATTCAAAAGAGGTAAGAAAGCTACAAGACTCCTTAATGAGATTCTCTTGACGACTTGACCATCATGAAAGTTTCACTCTCTTGagtgaaagaaaaaatggaCCCCGAAACATAGAGTAGTTCCTTGACGTGACAACACTTAAAAGGACGATTGTTTctaattttacctttttaaggGGGtccctttttattttgtgatcgGATCTTATGTCCATTCACATGACTTGTCGGTTCTTCTTGTGTCTCCAATTCGAACACGAAGTCACTTGTACCTTTTCAAATTTAACgccacataaaataaaaagttcaaGCCTTAGCcgacaaaaccaaatcatcatcTCAAAAGTCACgcaaactaaaaaccaaaatcaaactatTTAGAGAGATAAGAGATTGATAGATCATTCACACCAATCATTAACAAACCCTTTAAAATACTTACTTACATTCCAAACACAAGAAtatgaatacatatatatatatatggctcaaagaacattgaataaaaatcagaaacccgaaaaatcaaatcacaattTAAAAGTACTAGCTAGCTAGTATCTTGTGGTTGATGGTCGGATGTCAAGTTCATGGGTCCAAGCTCTTCGGTCTTGGACATGGAGGTACCAATATGTTTGAGCCAATACATCAGGATCCATTCCCATCACTCCCgagctttctccttctccttctccatcttcgcCTCCTACGTTCAATGATTGGTTCGCGACCATTCCTCGAGGAGGGATGTTTATTATTTCTCTGAAAAATACATTTTCATGAGactttatttatgaaaatactTATTCAGACGCTTAAATGTGTCAGTACTAGTGTGGACCGTTGTGGACTTGTGGGGGACTCGATTAAAGTTCATCCTCTTTCATCTTTGACCATTAatatgaagaagataaagatatAGTAGAGGCTAAGGAATCATATATAAATTGGTTTCCAtttgctagaaaaaaaaaaactaaagaaataagAAATGGAGTCACAAAATGTATTTGCGATTTTAGgataaaattatgtatttacgattctaaaaataattctttttttattctttagttGAGGTAAGAATCTTGTCGGTTTGGATCAGAATCTTGCCGTTTGTGGAAgctataaaaagttaaaagagcCTTTTTCGGACAGATATTTTGTGGTCTAGATtcatttcttataatttaaaatggaATATTATGATTGCATAATTTGCGTACCGTGGAGGTCCAACCACACCGTCGATGATAACATGAGCCACATGTATTCCAAAAGCTTGATATTCTTTTGCTAAGCATTGAGACAGTGCCCTCAACGCAAATTTCCCACAGCCTGTTCCgattccaaatatatatttNNNNNNNNNNNNNNNNNNNNNNNNNNNNNNNNNNNNNNNNNNNNNNNNNNNNNNNNNNNNNNNNNNNNNNNNNNNNNNNNNNNNNNNNNNNNNNNNNNNNNNNNNNNNNNNNNNNNNNNNNNNNNNNNNNNNNNNNNNNNNNNNNNNNNNNNNNNNNNNNNNNNNNNNNNNNNNNNNNNNNNNNNNNNNNNNNNNNNNNNNNNNNNNNNNNNNNNNNNNNNNNNNNNNNNNNNNNNNNNNNNNNNNNNNNNNNNNNNNNNNNNNNNNNNNNNNNNNNNNNNNNNNNNNNNNNNNNNNNNNNNNNNNNNNNNNNNNNNNNNNNNNNNNNNNNNNNNNNNNNNNNNNNNNNNNNNNNNNNNNNNNNNNNNNNNNNNNNNNNNNNNNNNNNNNNNNNNNNtatatatatttttagtgatcatacctattttttttttgcgaataCTAAAAGAATCAGATTCTAAAAATTGTGAGGATATTACATAGTTCGGAGAAACCAGCAACGCCATTCAAAGACGCCGAGCAACCGGTGAAAAGTATAGTTCCTTTCCCTTTCTCCATCATCCCGGGAATAACCTTTTGGTACCATATCATAAAATCAAATGAACAacttacaaaaatagaaaaatattaaaataactttttaaaaaagtcaaaataacTCAATAGTATTACTTTTACCCTTCAGCTTCCTGATAAATTCAATGatactataaaaataatcttatttattgtaacagaaaaaaaaaatctaggaaaaagtgttttttaattactaactGGATAAATTATGGATCAAAACATATCTATCATGTGTTCTAGGGTTTTT
The sequence above is drawn from the Camelina sativa cultivar DH55 chromosome 4, Cs, whole genome shotgun sequence genome and encodes:
- the LOC104780881 gene encoding uncharacterized protein LOC104780881 yields the protein MMRNVGSSSSGGKGIAAVVGVGPKLGRSIARKFAHEGYTVAILSRDLGRLSRVAEEIAREKKAQVFAIRIDCADPRSVREAFEGVLSLGFVDVLVYNAYHSSSSYTSHHPTSFTHIPFQSFQTSISVSVFAAFLCAQQVIPGMMEKGKGTILFTGCSASLNGVAGFSELCCGKFALRALSQCLAKEYQAFGIHVAHVIIDGVVGPPREIINIPPRGMVANQSLNVGGEDGEGEGESSGVMGMDPDVLAQTYWYLHVQDRRAWTHELDIRPSTTRY